Proteins from one Staphylococcus saprophyticus subsp. saprophyticus ATCC 15305 = NCTC 7292 genomic window:
- the mnhD2 gene encoding Na+/H+ antiporter Mnh2 subunit D — protein sequence MSNLLILPLLLPAVCALGLVFIRTHSRLSRIFSIGTMAVTTVVSLLLLIYVMYHKPIALDFGGWQAPFGIQFVGDSLSLLLVTTSSFVVTLIMAYGFGRTEKRAIRYYLPSFILFLTVGVIGSFLTADLFNIYVMFEVMLLASFVLITLGQSVEQLRAAIIYVVLNILGSWLLLLGVGLLYKLTGTLNFTLVAQRLNEMDDKSSIVIVSMVFLIAFSAKAALVLFMWLPKAYAVLNTELAALFAALMTKVGAYALIRFFTLIFDEHSGITHPLLVFLSCITMLIGAFGVLAYRDIKKIAAYQVILSIGFIILGLGTNTIAGVNGAIFYLANDIVVKTLLFFIIGSLVYITGLRQYKSLYGLAKQEPFFGVAFVVMILAIGGVPPFSGFPGKVFIFKGAIENGNYIGLALMIITSLIAMFSLFRIFFVMYLGNENKGEAIVFNKIPTYRKNLIGVLVAMIIVMGLAAPLLFKVTDNATHLNMDDGLYEKMVNPHLIKGDK from the coding sequence ATGAGTAATTTATTGATTTTACCATTACTTCTGCCAGCTGTATGTGCTTTAGGCCTTGTGTTTATACGTACACACAGTAGATTATCTAGAATATTTTCTATCGGTACAATGGCAGTAACGACAGTTGTTTCATTGCTTCTACTAATTTATGTTATGTACCATAAGCCGATTGCTTTAGATTTTGGTGGTTGGCAAGCACCTTTTGGTATACAGTTTGTCGGTGACTCACTAAGTCTCTTATTGGTTACAACATCAAGTTTTGTTGTCACACTGATTATGGCATATGGATTTGGTAGAACTGAAAAACGTGCCATTCGTTATTATCTACCAAGTTTTATTTTGTTTTTAACAGTGGGTGTCATCGGTTCGTTCTTAACGGCAGATTTATTTAACATCTATGTTATGTTCGAAGTGATGTTACTAGCGTCATTTGTACTTATCACTTTGGGACAATCAGTTGAGCAGTTACGTGCAGCCATTATCTATGTAGTATTGAATATATTAGGTTCATGGTTACTCTTGCTCGGTGTTGGTTTGTTATACAAACTGACTGGTACACTAAACTTTACGCTTGTTGCACAAAGATTAAATGAAATGGATGATAAGAGTTCAATTGTCATTGTCTCTATGGTCTTCTTGATTGCATTCAGTGCCAAAGCAGCACTTGTGCTATTTATGTGGTTACCTAAGGCATATGCCGTATTAAATACTGAACTGGCTGCATTGTTTGCTGCTTTAATGACTAAAGTCGGTGCATATGCATTAATTCGTTTCTTCACATTAATATTTGATGAACATAGTGGTATTACACATCCATTATTAGTCTTTTTATCTTGTATTACGATGTTGATTGGTGCATTTGGTGTACTTGCTTATAGGGATATTAAGAAAATTGCTGCCTATCAAGTTATTCTATCGATTGGTTTCATAATTTTAGGATTAGGTACGAATACAATCGCTGGCGTAAACGGCGCGATCTTTTATTTAGCAAATGATATTGTAGTGAAAACATTGCTTTTCTTTATTATTGGTAGTTTGGTATACATTACTGGTCTTAGACAATATAAAAGTTTATATGGGCTTGCCAAACAAGAACCCTTCTTTGGTGTAGCTTTTGTAGTCATGATATTAGCAATCGGCGGCGTGCCACCATTTAGTGGTTTTCCAGGTAAAGTATTTATTTTTAAAGGTGCGATTGAAAATGGAAATTACATTGGTTTAGCATTAATGATTATAACGAGTTTAATTGCTATGTTTAGTTTATTTAGAATTTTCTTTGTGATGTACCTTGGTAATGAAAACAAAGGAGAGGCAATTGTATTTAATAAAATACCTACTTATCGTAAAAATTTAATCGGCGTACTGGTTGCTATGATCATCGTAATGGGCTTAGCCGCACCATTACTATTTAAAGTGACAGATAATGCGACACATTTAAATATGGATGATGGATTATATGAAAAAATGGTAAATCCTCATTTAATAAAGGGGGATAAATAA
- the mnhE2 gene encoding Na+/H+ antiporter Mnh2 subunit E — translation MRQVLLNIVIAFLWVLFQDEDSFKLSTFFAGYLIGILVIYILHRFFGQQFYLKKVWVGIKFLAVYLYQLITSSMTIINYILFKTKDLNPGLVTYETTLDNDWEVTFLTILIIITPGSTVIRISKEKKKFFIHAIDVSDKEKQKLLKSIRQYEGLILEVAE, via the coding sequence ATGAGACAAGTCTTACTTAATATTGTCATCGCATTTTTATGGGTATTATTTCAAGATGAAGACTCTTTTAAATTATCCACCTTCTTTGCAGGTTATCTCATTGGTATATTAGTTATCTATATTTTACACCGCTTTTTCGGCCAACAATTTTATTTAAAAAAAGTTTGGGTTGGTATTAAATTTTTAGCCGTGTATCTTTACCAATTAATAACATCAAGTATGACAATAATCAATTATATTTTATTTAAGACCAAAGATTTAAATCCAGGATTAGTGACTTATGAAACAACATTAGATAATGATTGGGAAGTCACATTCTTAACTATATTGATCATCATCACGCCAGGATCAACCGTAATTAGAATATCTAAAGAAAAGAAAAAGTTCTTTATACATGCAATTGACGTTTCCGACAAAGAGAAGCAAAAATTGTTGAAAAGTATTAGACAATATGAAGGACTCATATTGGAGGTGGCAGAATGA
- the mnhF2 gene encoding Na+/H+ antiporter Mnh2 subunit F, producing the protein MIGTLTDFFITSALILFGIALLLTLFRLIKGPTTADRVVTFDAASAILMSMVGLLSIVFGTFSFLDSILLIAIISFVSTVSISRFIEGGHVFNANNKRNR; encoded by the coding sequence ATGATCGGCACACTAACAGATTTTTTCATAACAAGCGCACTGATTTTATTTGGTATTGCTTTATTATTAACTTTATTTAGATTAATTAAAGGACCGACCACTGCGGATAGAGTTGTCACATTCGATGCTGCTAGTGCTATATTGATGTCTATGGTTGGTTTGTTAAGTATTGTATTTGGAACTTTTTCGTTCTTGGATTCAATCTTACTTATCGCTATCATTTCATTCGTAAGTACGGTGTCAATTTCTAGATTTATAGAAGGGGGACACGTCTTCAATGCAAATAACAAGCGAAATCGTTAA
- a CDS encoding Na+/H+ antiporter subunit G yields MQITSEIVNLIAAIMIFLGSIIALISSIGLIKFQDVFLRSHAATKSSTLSVLLTLVGVIIFFISSQGYLSVRLILALVFINLTSPVGGHLISRAAYRTGAYMYRKSDAPRQTNILLSSSENNTFEQLKQRAHEREERRRKTYEKEHDY; encoded by the coding sequence ATGCAAATAACAAGCGAAATCGTTAATCTAATCGCAGCAATTATGATTTTCTTAGGAAGTATCATTGCTTTAATAAGTTCTATTGGATTAATCAAATTCCAGGATGTTTTTTTACGAAGTCATGCAGCGACTAAAAGTTCTACGCTATCTGTATTATTAACGTTAGTGGGTGTTATCATATTCTTTATTTCTTCACAAGGCTATTTAAGTGTAAGACTAATATTAGCACTGGTGTTTATTAATTTAACATCTCCAGTTGGTGGACATTTGATTTCACGTGCCGCTTATCGAACTGGCGCTTATATGTATAGAAAAAGTGATGCACCAAGACAAACGAATATTTTACTGAGTTCCTCTGAAAACAATACGTTTGAGCAACTGAAACAACGTGCGCATGAACGTGAAGAACGAAGACGTAAAACTTATGAAAAAGAGCATGATTATTAA